The Flavobacterium sp. N2270 genome contains the following window.
CACAAATAAGTGTTGCTAAGAACGATCCAAGATTAATTCCCATATAGAATAATGTGAATCCAGAATCACGACGCTTATCACCTACTTCATACAATTCTCCTACTAATGACGAAATATTGGCTTTTAAAAATCCAACACCTACTATAATTAATGAAAGTGAAAAATAAAAAACTTGTAAAGCCAAATTATCTCGGGTAATCTCTCCAGTTATAGATTCTGTAGCTGCATTACCTTCATAAGCCATTCCTAAATGCCCTAAAACCAGCATAATTCCTCCAAAAACAATTGCTTTTCTAAATCCTAAATATTTATCGGCAATAAATCCACCAATAACCGGAACAGCATATACTAATGCTGCATAACTACCAATTAATAAGTTCCCTGAATCATCTGAAAACAAATGATATTTTGTAAGATAAAATATTAATAAAGCTTTCATTCCGTAGAATGAAAATCGCTCCCACATTTCTGTAAAGAACAATATAAATAATGCTCTTGGATGTCCGAAAAACGTTTTCTCTTCAATATTCATATTGCTCATATTATAATTTTTCTATGATGAAATTAGTCATTTTTGTATATAATTGAAGGCGTGTTTTACCGCCATAAATTCCGTGGTTTTTATCCGGATAAATAGCCCAATCAAATTGTTTATTTGCTTGCACCAAAGCTTCAATCATTTTCATTGTATTTTGAACATGTACATTGTCATCGGCTGTACCGTGAATTAAAAGATAGTTCCCTTTTAACTTATCTACATGATTAATTGGCGAATTTTCATCGTAACCGCTAGCGTTTTCTTGTGGCGTACGCATGTATCTTTCGGTATAAATGCTGTCATAATATCTCCAGCTTGTTACTGGCGCTACAGCAATGGCAGTTTTAAAGACATCGTTTCCTTTTAAGATACAGTTACTCGACATAAAGCCTCCGTAAGACCAACCCCAAATACCAATTCTAGAAGCATCTACAAACTCATAACCCGCAATAACTTTTGCCGCATCAATTTGATCTTCAACTTCATATTTACCTAATTCTTTATACGTACATTTTTTAAAGTCGGCACCTTTAAAACCAGTTCCTCTTCCGTCAACACAAATTACAATATAGTCTTTTTGTGCTAACATATAATACCAATAGTCGTTTGAACTATTCCATTGATTTGCAACCGACTGCGAACCCGGTCCTGAATATTGATACATTAAAACCGGATATTTTTTCTTAGTATCAAAATCAGTTGGTTTAATGATCCAAGCATTTAATTTATTTCCTTTTTCTGTAATTAAAGGGAAAAACTCTTTTGGTGTAATATTGTATGCTGCTAGTTTGTTTTCTAAACTTTCGTTTGAAACAATCTTTTTTACTTCATTTCCTAAAATTGACTCATTTAATGTATAAGTTGGTGCTTTTGTAACACTTGAAAATGAGTTAATAAAATAATCAAAATTAGGACTAAAAGTAGCGTCATTAGTTCCTGTTTGTTTTGTTAATCGTTTTTTATTTTTCCCTTTTAAGTCAATTGAATAAACATCTCTATTAATCGAACCATTTTCAACAGATTGATAAAAAACTTTATTAGATTTTGCATCGTAACCATAATAAGCAGTTACTTCCCAATCACCTTTAGTAATTTGATTTTTTAATTTTCCATTTTTATCGTAGTGATAAATATGATTAAATCCGTCTTTTTCAGATGTCCAAATAAAACTATTATCAGCTAGAAAAGTAAGGTTATCTGTAACATCAACATAAGCCGCATCTTGTTCTTTTAAAACAATATTTGAAACACCATTTGTTGCATTTATAAAATGCAAATTCAATAAATTTTGATGTCTATTTAAAATTTGAGCACTTAATGTATTACTATCGTTTGTCCATTTAATTCTTGGAATATAAAAATCAGTATAATTTCCTAGATTGATATCTGCTTTTTTATTTGTTTTTAAATCATAAATATGCAAAGAAACTAATGCGTTTTTTTCACCAGCTTTAGGATATTTAAAAACTTCTTGTGTAGGATACAAACCTTGGTTGTACATATCCATAGAGAATTCTGGAACATCCTTTTCGTTGAAACGAATAAAAGCAATTTTATCACCAGTTGAGTTCCATTCATAAGCTTTTACAAAAGCAAATTCTTCTTCGTAAACCCAGTCTGTAATACCATTAATAACTTCATTTTTCTTACCGTCAGAAGTAATTTGAACGGTAACATTTGAAATTAAATCCAATACATATAAATTGTTTTCATAAGCATAAGCAATTTTGGTTCCATCTGTAGAAAAAGAAGGTTCTTGAATTGCTTTATCGGTCACTAAACTCAATTTTTTAGAATTTATATCGTAAATATGATAGGTTGCCGTAAAAGAATGTCTAAATATTGGAGATGAATTTGAAGCAATTAACAATTTATTTTCTGCCTTATTGAAAGTATAAGAATCAATTCCGTTAAGTTCTGAATGATTTTTTGTATCAATTAAAGTAGAAACTTTATTTAAAGTTGCAAAATCATACAAATCAATTTGCATTGATCTTGAAGTTCTATCGTAATTTAAAACCGTATACTGATTTGTATTCGTCATAGAATGAAGCTCATCCATTCCTTCTGTTCTAAATTTTCCTGTCCAAATTTCTTCAAGTGAAATTTTTTGCTGAGCATTTATTGAAAATACATTTAAGAAAACAACAATTGCAACAATACTAAGTTTTTTCATTTTATAGTTTTTAACCCCCAATTTTAGTGAAAATTTATGAATTTAGCACAATTTTTATTCTTAAAATATTAAAGTAGTCCTTTTTTTATTTAACTTTAAAGTTCTTATATCTTATGTAAATACATGAATGAAATTACAATATATTATAATAGCTCATTACACATTATTTTTCAAAACTATTTAAATCAAAGAGTTAAGCTCGTTACCGATAATGGTTTTTTAAATAGTTATGTCTTCATTTATATTGGATTAATTGCAGCACTTTTTTTATTGTTTTATTTGTTTCAAAAAAAATCGTCAAAATTTAATGTTAATACATTAAAGAACTTATTTGAATATCATACCGAAAGTGAGCACAGATACTATTTTTTATATCTAGGAATAATTTTTCCTGTCACAGAGATATTTTATATTATTGTTGATTCTCATCAATTATCGGATTTAAAAAATAGCTTATTCATAGGTCTATATTGTCTTTTAGCCTATTCTGTTACATCTTTAAAAAGCATACAAAAACATACCTCTACCATTTTTTTATTAAGCTATGTAACTTATTTTTGTTGTACATTATATCAAATTGTTTTTTATGAAATAACGTTTATTTTATTTTCTGAATTTCTGTTATTATTATTCTTTTCATTTAATATCTTTAAACGTTTTGCTATTTACCTTTCATTTATAATAGCTACTTTTTTACTTCTCTTTTATCTTTTATCATACAAATCTTCAGACAAGGAAATAATCCT
Protein-coding sequences here:
- a CDS encoding S9 family peptidase, with translation MKKLSIVAIVVFLNVFSINAQQKISLEEIWTGKFRTEGMDELHSMTNTNQYTVLNYDRTSRSMQIDLYDFATLNKVSTLIDTKNHSELNGIDSYTFNKAENKLLIASNSSPIFRHSFTATYHIYDINSKKLSLVTDKAIQEPSFSTDGTKIAYAYENNLYVLDLISNVTVQITSDGKKNEVINGITDWVYEEEFAFVKAYEWNSTGDKIAFIRFNEKDVPEFSMDMYNQGLYPTQEVFKYPKAGEKNALVSLHIYDLKTNKKADINLGNYTDFYIPRIKWTNDSNTLSAQILNRHQNLLNLHFINATNGVSNIVLKEQDAAYVDVTDNLTFLADNSFIWTSEKDGFNHIYHYDKNGKLKNQITKGDWEVTAYYGYDAKSNKVFYQSVENGSINRDVYSIDLKGKNKKRLTKQTGTNDATFSPNFDYFINSFSSVTKAPTYTLNESILGNEVKKIVSNESLENKLAAYNITPKEFFPLITEKGNKLNAWIIKPTDFDTKKKYPVLMYQYSGPGSQSVANQWNSSNDYWYYMLAQKDYIVICVDGRGTGFKGADFKKCTYKELGKYEVEDQIDAAKVIAGYEFVDASRIGIWGWSYGGFMSSNCILKGNDVFKTAIAVAPVTSWRYYDSIYTERYMRTPQENASGYDENSPINHVDKLKGNYLLIHGTADDNVHVQNTMKMIEALVQANKQFDWAIYPDKNHGIYGGKTRLQLYTKMTNFIIEKL